The following are from one region of the Coffea eugenioides isolate CCC68of chromosome 2, Ceug_1.0, whole genome shotgun sequence genome:
- the LOC113763019 gene encoding uncharacterized protein LOC113763019, with product MSFPTTLLLSLKIILISTGAISMAMGMIFSVPSITAFTCYDLPVVWKSVVTWLKPPYLYFIINVIIITIAASSRFSHHHQSKNSDSYQSREPLISVRTPPPSDVVAAVVLAQREDELNRNAVEAPGPLSLPPPPVVEVYVAEAEAEDEEEDEDEKVVELKPVVVNGVQFEAVGGTEDADDVANDEWVVRSLVPLRLRRWFSPSLPWIFSCRKKRNANCVEIWVTGSLSKPVPKVGER from the coding sequence atgtcGTTTCCTACTACGTTGCTACTTTCCCTGAAAATTATCTTGATTTCGACGGGAGCCATTTCCATGGCTATGGGGATGATATTCTCTGTTCCATCGATTACAGCTTTTACCTGTTATGACCTTCCTGTAGTTTGGAAATCTGTGGTGACCTGGCTCAAGCCTCCTTACCTCTACTTCATCATCAACGTTATTATCATCACCATCGCCGCCTCCTCCCGCTTCAGTCATCATCACCAATCCAAAAACTCGGATTCCTATCAATCACGTGAGCCGCTGATTTCTGTTAGAACACCTCCGCCGTCTGATGTGGTGGCCGCGGTAGTATTGGCTCAGCGGGAGGATGAGCTGAATAGGAATGCAGTGGAAGCTCCGGGGCCGCTGTCGCTGCCTCCGCCGCCTGTGGTGGAGGTGTATGTTGCTGAAGCTGAAGCTGaagatgaagaggaagatgaggACGAGAAGGTTGTGGAGCTGAAGCCCGTGGTGGTGAACGGTGTTCAATTTGAGGCCGTTGGAGGAACTGAAGATGCTGATGACGTGGCGAATGATGAATGGGTGGTTCGGAGTCTAGTGCCACTCCGTCTCAGAAGATGGTTCTCCCCGAGTCTCCCCTGGATCTTCTCCTGCCGGAAAAAGAGAAACGCTAACTGCGTCGAGATTTGGGTCACAGGAAGCCTATCAAAACCAGTCCCGAAG